The genomic stretch TCCCGCCTTTCCAGCTCCTCCTGGCAGGCGTCTAAGGAGGCCTCGGGCCACCCTCCCCCCGTGACGTCTCTGTGGGGACCGGGGGCCGCGACATTTACTGTCTGGCTCCTGCCGTGTGCGGTTTCTGTCCTCGTTTTGGGTTTTGTGTTTCATTTCAGGCGGAGTCGCTTGTAAGACGTCCTGTGACCGCCCCCACGGGGGAGGACCGTGTGGTGGCTTCGCGGCGTCAGTGTGAAACCTGTGCTTTTCCCGAGACAGTCGGGCCACCAGCCAGGGCGGTGACGGCGGGGACTCTGGGCTCCCTGAGGTGGCGGCCACATGTGGTTTAGACCCACacaacacacatgcacgcacactacacatgcacacacacatgcacactgcacacatgcacactgcacacatgcacacaccacacacatgcacacatgcacactagATACATGCACAGatgcatacacatgcacgcatgcacacatgcatgcacagtgcagatgcacacacgcatgcacacaccacacacatgcacactacATACATGCACAGatgcatacacatgcacgcatgcatgcaccctacacatgcacacatgcacacgcatgcatggatgcacacatgcacacactacaTGCATCCACactacacacatgcatgtacactacacacacacacgtggacacgtgcatgcacactacacaatgcacacacatgcatgcatgcatacactatacatgcacacatgcatgcacaccacacatacacacacgcacacactacAGACACGCACactacacacacgcacacacgcacacacagtcAGTTTTGCCTGTCCCCCAGGCCAGAGCAGGGGCCGAGACTCGCACAGACCCCGCTGTGCCCGGTGCTCTCACTCGGGAACACGCCGGTCCTGATCCCcgggtcccccccacccccagtcccgcagagcagcccccgcccccacccaccccctgcgGGACGAGCCGGCCCGGCGTCCGCGGGGCCACCTTCCGTGGCCTGATCTCGGTCGGTGGGGTCCAGCTCATGGCCCCTCCCCGGTGTGACCGGCTCTGTGTGCGATGGGGTCGCAGGGGACGTTTCCGCTCTTCCCTCAGTGGCAGTTGGGACACAGAGTGTCCCCGTCTGACTGCACTTTGTGCCCAGCGAGGGCAGGGCTGTGAGGTCACAGGCATCTGGGCAGGTGTCCCCCGACCCCCCGTGCTTCCTCCGTCCAACCCCCGCCCTCTTGTCGTGCGGATTTTTGGAAACATCTTAGCGTTGGTGTCACTGTCCCAAGGCGGCCGCTCGCTGGGACAGGGCTGGCTGGGGTCCCGACCTGCCCCCGTGCGTGGCCCGCGGCCGGACAGATGTCCCTGTGTTGATGGCGTCTCTGCACAGTGTACGTAGCGCGGGCGAGCACAGACTTGCACCCGGCGGCCCGGCTTCGCGAGTGTGGACAGATTCGctgaccctgcccctcccagtgGTGGTGATGTTTCTGGGTGTCCCCTGGGCTCAGACCAGGGCCGGGAAGCTGGAGACCACTTTGTCCCCAAATGTCCAAAACCCAGTGGGAATCTCTAACCCGCTTCTCGCTCGGCCTCACGGGAAGGAGCCTGGGGTTGGTCGGAGCTGTCACTGTCCCACCCGTCCAGGTCTGTCCCGGTGAAATGTCCACCCGATTAATCGGGCTTTGGGCCAAGACGCCGCGCTCGCTTGGGGGCCGGGGCCTGGGAGGCGGGATGGCCGGTGACCAAGGACACTTGCCATCCGCGGGTCGCTCTTGTTGGTTTCAGCAAGCTCGGAAATGACTCCCTGAGACCCCAGTACTCAGTGCCTTCTGTGACAGGGTGGGTCCCTCGGCCTGCAGCTCCTCCCGGCCTCCCCGACCTCGACCGCTCAGCCTCCCCGACCTCGACCGCTCAGCCTCCCCGACCGGCCTCCCCGACCTCGACCGCTCAGCCTCCCCGACCGGCCTCCCCGGCCCCAGCTGTGCTGACAATCTAGTTGAAATAGTCTCTAACATGAAAGTCTGCCTTCGGGTCCATTTATCTTCCCAGCTCAGCCGGGCGCCGAGCACAAAGGCCCCCGGTCGGGGGTCagaggtcgggggtgggggtcagagAAGCGTCAGAGGCTTTTACTGCTCAGAGGCCGGTGACTCCGGCGTCGCCACGTTCATACACgcagcacagagagaaaaacaagccCCGTTCGGCGTTTACGCGTTGCCTGTGTTAAAAGTTTAATATTTGCATAAGATCCGGAAATAGCAGCAGACCGAACGGTAAACAGAAATGGCTTTTCCTTAGGGACGCATCATCCGTTGTCATTTCAACGACCACAGCGCGCAGGGACCCAAACGTGGCCGCTGCCGCTGGCGACTCACGCGCTGGGGTATTTTCCTGGTCCCCGCTCCCCCCCGGCGACCCGGCAAAGCAGCGTCGGAACCGAGCTGAGAAGCTGCACGTTTTTCACAGCCCGGAGACCGTGGTTTTTACCCGGAGTCTGGACCTCCGTTAAAAATGTCGCCCTTTCAAAAGGCGACTGTCGCACAGGGAAATCCGGGTGCTGGTAGGTGTTTCCCGGGACCGTTTCTGTCGCCTCTGCCCTCCCCGGTGTAGCAAATATTGTTTCTCCCGTTTGCGTTTTAGAAGTCCAGGTTCAGAACCTGCCGGAAGCCGCCGCTTCCTCCTCCGCCACCCGCCCCGTGAGGTCACTTTGTATGTGACAgcgtttaaaaaaaaagaaaaaggaaaaaaaaaaaaaaggcatgttctttttaaactgaattttctaTCTAACCGATGTCCCCGGGCTGGAGGGGGAACCTGCATTGTCGTGCTTTGTACATAGCGTGTCGCGGTGCATGAAGTAGCCGTGTGCATTTCATCCAAGGCTGCCTCCCCCCGCGTGGCGTTACTGTCGTGGCTGAGTCACTACTACCTACCTGAGGTTTATACTATTAAAAGTGAGTTGAAGACTTAATGCGAATCCTGCTCGTCATTTCTCTCCATAGCGGTGACGCCTTGGTTCCCCGGATGTCCCCGGGAGCCCGGTGGCAGGTGTGTGACGCTCGTGCCCCGGCCGCGGCGGCCGAGGCGGGTTTAGCCCTTGACGGAGGCTCACGGGCCGTGGTAAGTCCCGGCAGGACAAAGTGACACCGCCCGGCAGGGGCGTTTGCTCTCGAGGGTAAAAGTGTCTTCTTGCAGTTTCAGAAGTTGGGCCTCGTGTCATCTGACCTCTCGTGCCCCGGGTGAGGATGCCGAGGTGTCCAGTCGGGCTCACAGCAACTCGCCGGCGGCCGGAGCGGAGAGGGGACGGCGGGGCCGACAGCGGCCACTTCAGGAGAGCAGGAACGGAGCGCGTGTCACCTGCAGAGTCCTCGCAGCCACCTCCGTCTCCACTCACCTTCTCCCACTTCTGTGCGTTTCAAAGCCGCCTTTCACCTCTGCCCAGCGAAACAGGGAGAGACCCCGGCTGGGGCGACAGAGACCCAAGGCGCTGAGAGCTTCCTGGCGGCCAAGTGGAAAAGGGCCGGTCGGCTGGAGTCACGGTCAGGACTTCCGTCAGCTGCGTGGGACCAGCGGGAACCGGGGACAGCGTCCCCTCCCTGCTCTCCGAGTGCCAAACTTCAGTTCCACCCCGTTCAGCAAGCCTGTCCCTGCAGGGACACCTGTGACCGCTGTGAATCAGCCCGACACACCCGCCACCTTCCCGCCTAGCACCCCAGGGGCGCCCCCCAGCGCAGGCCTGCACGAGACCCCCCACCCCGGGACGTGAGTGTCACATGCACAAGGATCGAAAGTCGCCCGAGTTAACGTGACTCTCCGGCAGGCACGCAAAGCACGCTGCGGGTTCACACGTCACCGCGGCAAGAGCTGCCACTGCGCCCCCGTGACAGGTGGACGAGCCAGGTAAGGGCCCGGGGGAGCTTCCGGGCTCGGCCAGGGCCCTGCTGCCCCTGTGACTCCTCTGTCCCCCGTCCCCCTCTAACCCCGTGCAGGCCAGGCTCCTGGCCGAGCCTCCGGCATCTGTCGTCCGGCTGGTCCCTCCCTTTTGACTCGAGGAACCTGCTCCTCAGGGGACCCTGCAGGACGCCGTTTCCGGGAGGTGAAACCAGCTACGTACGCGGAGAGACCGCTGGGAAGATGCTCGGTGACAAATGCGTCTCGGTGACAAATGCATCGCTCCCTCTTCCAACCTCCGTCAGCCGCGACTGCAGGAGTGACCAGGCCGTGGGGACCGTCCCTGAGCGAGGCTGGCCTGCTGCCACCAGGGCTCCTGTCCGAGCATGCACCCCCAGGAGGCAAACACCAGTCAGTGCCGGTGTCCAAGGTGAGCGCTGCGCAGTTGCCTTTGAACTTCTGACAACTACCCGGTGGACGCGGATGGAGTGGCGTCTACACGGCCGGCCAGACTGGACCCCAGCGGCCCTGCGCTCCCCAGAGTCGGGTCTGGAGAGAGACGTGAACCCAGCGGGGACCGGGAGACGGTCGCAGGACCCAGACGGGTGTCAACACGCCGTGGCCGGACACCGTCCCAGCCCCGAGCCACCCGAGGGAGTGACAAGCGTTTTACGTTCCAGTCCCTGGATCGAAgaggaacagaggaaagaaaagaaaaaccgcAACAAAGCAGCAGTGTTCTCCTGAGCCGCGGAGCGGAGAGGGTCACCCGGCAGCGTGTCCCCGCGTCCTGCGTCACCGTGTGTGACGGGCACCTTTTACTGCGAGGGGGCAGCCGGCGTCTCCGTCCCGGGGGCTCAGTCCCGGGCCCCGGCCTTGAGCGAAGCCCGGTACTTGCCCGTCATCTCCCGGGGCAGCGGCACCAGCCCCGGGCAGGGCACCTGGCCCTCCACCTGGCACATGCACTGGCGCAGGCAGTACCTGCGCGGCCCGAAGTTGGCCGGGTGGGACAGCTGCTGCCGCTCCTGCTGCTCCCTCCCGAGGGTCTCCCTGCGGAGGGGACAGAGGGCGTCAGGACGGGGGACGGCTCGGCCACCACCCGCGGGGCCACACACCTGCCGGCTGCAACCCGCGATGCCCCCGGGGAGAAGCGTCGGCCGCTTTCCAGCCCCCCGCGACCCCCACCTCCCCCGGGGtcgcccttcctccccctcccggcGGCCGAGAGTCAGACCCGGGGGACCCCGATCCCCGCCCGGCCCCCCCCCGTCCCCCCAAGTCCTGGGGCTGAGCAGCTTGCTGTCCCCGGAGCCGGCCGGCCGCTCACTCGCTCTTGCCCAGGATCCTCCTGACGTGCTCCACGATCTCCCTGTTGCTCTTGGTCTCCACGTCCACCAGCACCTGCTCCCCGGAGTCTGCGGGCGGGACACGGGGTGAGGACGAAACCTTCTCCCAATAGAATGAATGCGCCTGTCGGCTGACACGTCCCACGACCCGCCCTTCTTCCTCTCAGACCCGGGCAGACAGACGCCAAGTCTAGACCTGTGCAAAAGCGGATTATGCCAAGGGAGAGACACTGGGGACAGGGCCAACTGCCCCCGCGCTGATGGACACATCCAATCCAGTCCCCACCCAGAGCCCAGCAGGTTTCATTTCCGCCGAAACCGGCCACGTCGGGCCCGAGATCCGCACAGAAATGCTGAGGCCCCAAAACAGCTGCAGAGttttgaaaaacaaggaaaggggAGAAGGTTCCCTTTCCAGTTTCGGATTCACCGTACGCTGAAAGGCCTGTGGGCGACACTAACGTCAGGACAGACACGCGACAGCACAGAACGAGCCCAGACGTCAGCTCTTATCTGTGCGGGCGACTGATTTCCAGCAAAGACGCCGCGATGATTCAATCGACAGACACAGTCCTGTCAACGAACGGTGCTGGGACAACCGGCCAGTCACACGCACGAGAATGAATTTAGACCTTTACTCCACAAGATagaggggaaaacaaaaaaaggcagacAACACCTCAAAGtggatcagagacctaaatgtaacagctaaaactttttagaaaaacttctagaagatCAGAGAAAGTCCTCATGACCTTACCTGGGCAAAGATTCTTTTAgatatgacattaaaaaaaaattcaggccgggcgcggtggctcccgcctgtcaccccagcactcagggaggccgaggcgggaggatcgctcgaggtcaggagttcgagaccagcctgagcaagagcgagaccccgtctctactaaaaaaaaaaaaaaaaaattcaataaattgaaGTTAATCAAAATTCAATATTTTGCGGTTTAAAAAGACATGATAAAGCCCCAGcctgggagaagatatttacgATGGATACACCTAATAAAGGACTCGTATCcacaatatacaaagaactctcacaactcaataAGATAaagaatgcaattaaaaaatgggtaaaatattcGAATAAACATGCAACAATCCAAttaagaaaaataggcaaaatattcgAATAAACACGTCATCAAAAACAAATTACAATGGCTAATAAtcgtgaaaagatgttcaatattagtcattaggaaaatgcaaattcaaagcACAACAAGATATTACAgtggccttttctttcttttttgagacagggtcttgctctttcccCCAGGTGAGTGAGCGTcaccatggctcactgcagcctcgaactcctgaccccgagcgatcctcccgcctcggcctcccggagtgctggggtgacaggcgtgagccaccgcgcccggcccaaaatttaaaaaaaatggtcaCTATCAGGTGCTCGTGAGGAAGCAGAATAACTGGGAACTACCACACACTGCtggcagaaatgcaaaatattattaCTGCCGCTGTAGCCAGTGAACTAAGACcaatcaataataaataaataaactatgaaaGAAAGACAGctgtctctatttgcagatgacacgATATAGAGAAGATCCTAAGgaatctagaaaataaaaaccacacgAAATAGTCAGTGAATTTAGGAAATTTTCAAGACACAACCTTACACAAAATTTGGTCCACACGCAAAAATCAACGGTCCTTCCAACCAGCAGACAACTGGaaaatacaatgttttaaaatactcttcGCAGCAGTCACAGAACATACTCGACGTTGTTAAAAACCTCCAGTCTCCACAAAGTGTGATCTAAAACGCGAGTCCCAGGGAATCCCGGTCAAAACCCCAGCGAGCTTCCTTCTAGAAAGTGCCAGACAGATACTCAAGGTTCTATGGAAAAATTTAAGGGACCTGGAATAGCCAAAGTGACAGCTCAGTAACGTTGGACTCTCACTTCCCCATCTCAGTGCCTGTTCCCAAGATTAACACTGTCCAGTTCCAGAAACTTCTCACCCTCCCAAACAGAAAACCCTGTCCCTACCCCACAGTCTCCGTCCGCCTTGGCCCCGGGCAGCCGCTCTCCGGCTGTGGATTTACGTGTTCCGGATACTTCCCACAAAGGTGACAAGGACGCTCAGTGGGGGGGAGCGATCTCTCAGTAAACGTGCCACGACGCACGACCAGACAGCCCAAATTTGAAAGACGAAAAGGAACCTCAGTCCCTCCCTCGCTTAATACACGAGAACAACTCGAAGTCCGTCACAGGCCTAAACGTGAAAATCTGAAACTAGGATCTCTCTCAAGGGAACACAGGGGACATTCTTGGAGGCCCTGGGGCGGCCAGAGACTTCCTGGACGGGACACGAAGAGCATCAAACATACAAGAAAAAGACGGGCAACGTGGAATTCACCCAAATGACAACGTCCCTTCAAAACACACTGTTAAAGACAAACTCGTTACAAAAATCAGTGGACCAGCCGggacaatgtagcaagaccccatctctacaaaaaatttaaaaagaaagccagATACATACGTGGCCAACAGCTCATGAAAGGCACATCACAGAGAAATGGGGATAAAAACTTTGGTTAGGACACATGACATTCAAAACACTTAACACCGTGGGCAAACTAAGGGTCCCCAGACAGGCCCATGTCCTGATCCCCCAGAACTTGGGGACACACAGCAAAAGGGACTTGCAGATGTGGCTAAGGTTAAGCACCTCCAtttggggagattattctggataaTCCGGTCGGCCCAGTTCAATCACGGGGGTCGTGAAAGTCGGAACCTGCCCGGGCTGTGGTCAGAGGTGACGCTAGCTAGGAAGGATGGCCACACGCGCCACGTCGCTGGCTTTGCAGACGGAGGGGCAAGGTGACGAGAGAAAGAGCGTGCTCGGGGACCCACGGGGACTAGACACAAACGGCGGGAAGTGGATTCTCTCCGGCACATCCGGAAAGGCAGGCTGTGTGGACGCTGCCCGCAGAGCCGCGAGAGGGTCTGTCTCGAATTCAGCCACCGATCGTCAGTACCCTGGGACATTGACGCAGGGAATGACGCCGGCCTGGGCAAGGCCCCGTCACTCACCCAGGTAGAAGCGCAGGAAGGGCGACGGCGTCATGTTCTTGAACATCATGATCTGCACCCAGGGGTTCTTGTACTGGATCTGCGGGATGTTGAAGAACACGAATTTCCTGCCAGAGCAAAGAGACGTGACCTGTGACAAAGTCTGGAGCTTCCGTCGGATTCTCTCGAGGACCCCGCTCCCCACAAAAAGGCGGAGAAAAAACAGCTCAGAGGGATCCTCCCTGAGTGTGTTCTCGGGGGTTGGGACCCCAGGGGGAGTCACTGGAGGGGACACAAATCCGTATCCCAACCCGCCCTGCACGCGAACCCGAAACTCACCaatatagaagtaaaaaaaaaaaaaaaaaaaacgaaggcACAACCACAAGGGctgggctcacgcctgtcaccccagcactctggggggccgaggcgggaggatcgagTGAGACCAGGAGTCCGGGGTcacagtgagctacgatggcaCCACTGCGCCCCAGCCCGGGTGACGGAGCGAGACTGTAATTATCTTGATTTGTGCGGATACACGGGGCACATGTGTGCGCAGATAGTTCCCGGGGCTGCATCCCTCCGGGTGGGCACCGCCTCTAGGCTCTCCCAGAATTTTAAACTAAAGGAAGCCACGGAAATACACGGGGGGGGGGCAGTATTTTCACAATCTGACAGGAGAGGAACACGTTCAAACCTAGGAGGTTTAAAACAGAATGTAACTCTGGCTACGGTAAAACATTTGCACCGCAAAACGTTTCAAAAACAAATGTAACGTTTGCCAAACCAAAAGCAAAACGTGTGCAAAACATAGAACAAAGggcttttctcctctgtgaaatgggaaaaaaaaaaaaaaaaaaaaattttaaaaagtaaaaaataaaataaattttaaaaaaagtaaaaaaaaaaaaacaaaaacaaaacaaagggctAATTCCCTCGATAAACAGTTGTACACATCATTCATCTAACCGATGACATCTCACGACAACAGGCAAAGGCCACTCACCGACAGGCGGCTCACGGAACGAGACACCCGGACAGCCCAGCCTCGTATGAAGAGGAGGTTCCCAACTCCCTCCCAATAGAGTCGTGTCAATTAAAATGGTGCTTTTTCACCTCTTAGATCATTAAAGATTTTAAGTTACGGAAATGAGGAGACGCTTCTTTAAGAACATaaatcggccgggcgcggtggctcccacctgtcaccccagcactcggggaggccgaggcgggaggatcgctcgaggtcaggagttcgagaccagcctgagcaagagcgagaccccgtctctactaaaaatagaaagaaattagctgcaaaactaaaaatatatagaaaaacgagccgggcgtggtggcgcatgcctgcagtcccagctactcgggaggctgaggcaggaggatcactggagcccaggaggttgaggctgctgtgagcgaggctgacgccacggcactctagcccgggcgacagagccagactctgtctcaaaaaaatataaaaagcaaaaaataaaaaaaataaaaaataaaaaattaaaaaattaaaaattaaaaaaaaataaaaataaaaaaatgaaaaataaaaaaattaaaaattaaaaattaaaaaaaaataaaaataaaaaaaaaatgaaaaataaaaaaaaataaagtcagttcAAACTCTGCCCCTGCCACCACCTGCCACTCAGGAGTCCCCGCCCCGCTCCGGGCTCGCCCCCTACCGGCCACAGCTGACACGACACGACCCCCGTCCCGGCCACTCGCCTGAGCCCCCTGAGCCTCCCCGTCCCCGGGGGTGGGGACACGCAGCGTCCGCGGGGACCCTGCGACAGAGGACCCCCAGAAGCTTCCAGAACCCCGCGGGAGGGACGCGGCCGACGCCAGCAGCTGTCGCTTGTCCCCTTTGCCCCCGACCTCAGCCCGGCACGTGGCGGGGACCGGGGTCGTCTCCTTGCGGGACACCCCGCCCCGCCTGGCCTGTCGCCGGGGCTCGTGTCCCCGCCGGGCGTCCGGAGGGCTGGTGGCCTCCCTGGGGTGACCGCGTCCCCCGCGCCGGAGCAGGGACACGGGGAGGGGACGGTCgctgtcccccgccccccgctcGTCCCGGCTGCCCTGCTGTCCCCAAGTCCCCTCGTCGCCGGTCACCCGGGCGTGGGAGCACCGAGCTCGCGGGGTCCCCGCCCCGGGTCGTCCCCGCCGCCACCGACCTGGCGCCCTCGCCCAGCTCCCCGTGCGAGTTGTAGTTCACCGTCATGACCTTGACCGAGTCCTTGAACACCACGTCCCCCTGGCTCAGGTACTGCAGGGTGCGGCGGATGGGGAAGCGGCCCTTCATGGgcatggcggcggcggcggcggcgacacGGGGTGGCCACGCGGGCCGCGAGCACGGCAGCGCCCGAGGGAGAGCGGGCAGCGCGGGACGCCCGACGTTACTTCCGGCGCGCCGACTGCCACTTCCGGCGCGCGGCATTCCATTTCCTGTTCGCCGGATGCCGCTTCCGGCGCGCAGGCGCCCCGGAGGCGCTTCCGGGCCGGCAGCGCGCGTGCGCGCGCCGCATAGCACCCTGGGACTCGTAGTCCATGCCCGTGGCCCAACCCCTGCGCATGCGCCTTGGCTTCGGGACGCCCTTCCCCGGGAAGATTTGGCTTTTCAGGCTGTGTAAATGTCGTCATTTCCGGTCGTgcgggaaattttttttttttttaaagtacagaaaactttactttttttttttttttttcccccggtCAGTATTTATGGTGAGGGCTTTTCCCAATGAGCAAAAAAactcttactttttatttattttttcaggaagGGAAGCTATGTTTAAATAGGCTCCAGCTCAGGTCAGTGAGACGACAGCGCAACAGGGAATCAGCAGCAGAGCTGAAGTTTTCACATAACAGAATTCGAgattggtgggtttttttttttttctttcaacgttttaaatatttaactccctgcttttttttttttttttttgcttgcatggtttttttttatctattt from Lemur catta isolate mLemCat1 chromosome 21, mLemCat1.pri, whole genome shotgun sequence encodes the following:
- the MRPS25 gene encoding 28S ribosomal protein S25, mitochondrial, translated to MPMKGRFPIRRTLQYLSQGDVVFKDSVKVMTVNYNSHGELGEGARKFVFFNIPQIQYKNPWVQIMMFKNMTPSPFLRFYLDSGEQVLVDVETKSNREIVEHVRRILGKSEETLGREQQERQQLSHPANFGPRRYCLRQCMCQVEGQVPCPGLVPLPREMTGKYRASLKAGARD